A genomic region of Micromonospora sp. NBC_01796 contains the following coding sequences:
- a CDS encoding DUF397 domain-containing protein: MLDLTGARWRKSTRSGSNGGECVEVADNLTDLVAVRDSKDQAGPVLAFHPYAWSTFVSSVKAATRAS, from the coding sequence ATGCTTGACCTGACCGGCGCCCGATGGCGCAAAAGCACCCGCAGCGGCAGCAACGGCGGCGAGTGTGTCGAGGTCGCCGACAACCTGACCGACCTCGTCGCCGTACGCGACAGCAAGGACCAGGCCGGACCGGTCCTCGCCTTCCACCCGTACGCCTGGTCCACCTTCGTCTCCAGCGTCAAAGCCGCCACCCGCGCCTCCTGA